A region of Aliivibrio fischeri DNA encodes the following proteins:
- the serC gene encoding 3-phosphoserine/phosphohydroxythreonine transaminase, whose protein sequence is MEKVFNFCAGPAMLPVDVLAQAQKELVNWNGLGTSVMEISHRSKEFIKVAEESEQDLRDLLAIPNNYKVLFCQGGARAQFAAVPLNLLGGNTKADYVDAGYWAQSAVEEAQKYCTPNVINTIIDVDGKKAVQPASEWALSDDAAYVHFCPNETIDGIEINDLPVTDKPIVADMSSTILSRKIDVSKYGVIYAGAQKNIGPAGLTIVIVRDDLLDLASQALPSVLNYGVLADKESMFNTPPTYAWYLAGLVFKWLKSNGGIDAMETHNRKKAAVLYDYIDQSDFYRNDVHSDNRSLMNVPFQLANPELDTKFLELADEAGLKALKGHRVVGGMRASIYNAMPLEGVEALVQFMKEFEEKYV, encoded by the coding sequence ATGGAAAAAGTATTTAACTTTTGTGCTGGACCAGCAATGTTACCAGTAGACGTTCTCGCCCAAGCTCAAAAGGAATTGGTAAATTGGAACGGCTTAGGCACATCTGTGATGGAAATAAGCCACCGTAGTAAAGAGTTTATTAAAGTCGCTGAAGAATCAGAGCAAGATTTGCGTGATTTATTAGCCATTCCAAACAACTATAAAGTATTGTTTTGCCAAGGTGGTGCCAGAGCTCAGTTTGCTGCTGTCCCTTTAAATTTATTGGGCGGTAATACTAAAGCTGATTATGTTGATGCAGGTTATTGGGCTCAAAGTGCGGTTGAAGAAGCGCAAAAATATTGTACTCCAAATGTCATTAATACCATTATTGATGTTGATGGTAAAAAAGCGGTTCAACCGGCTTCTGAGTGGGCATTAAGCGATGATGCTGCGTATGTTCATTTTTGTCCAAATGAAACCATCGATGGAATAGAGATTAATGATTTACCAGTAACAGACAAACCGATTGTTGCTGATATGTCTTCAACTATCTTGTCTCGTAAAATCGATGTGTCGAAATACGGTGTTATTTATGCCGGAGCACAAAAGAATATTGGTCCTGCGGGCTTAACGATTGTTATTGTACGTGATGATTTATTGGATTTAGCCTCTCAAGCACTGCCTAGTGTATTAAATTATGGTGTTTTGGCTGATAAAGAATCTATGTTCAATACGCCTCCAACGTACGCTTGGTACCTTGCGGGATTAGTTTTCAAATGGTTGAAATCTAATGGTGGTATTGATGCAATGGAAACACACAACCGTAAGAAAGCAGCGGTTCTGTACGATTACATTGATCAATCTGATTTTTACCGTAACGATGTGCATTCTGATAATCGCTCATTAATGAACGTACCATTTCAACTGGCAAACCCAGAGCTTGATACGAAGTTTCTTGAATTAGCAGATGAAGCGGGTTTAAAAGCATTGAAAGGACACCGAGTTGTCGGTGGTATGCGTGCATCAATTTATAATGCAATGCCATTAGAAGGTGTTGAAGCGCTTGTGCAATTTATGAAAGAGTTTGAAGAGAAGTACGTTTAG
- the cydD gene encoding cysteine/glutathione ABC transporter permease/ATP-binding protein CydD produces the protein MDKIQQRELGKWLKGQSKLAKKWLTLSIGLGFLSSLFLIAQAALLADILHQLIVEQVDKYELISHFVAILVFVAIRALCSWGREIAGYRCGEHIRVHIRQLILNKLQELGPAYIKGKPAGTWATLLLEQVEDMQDFFSRYLPQMSLSVLIPFVILIVVFPQNWAAGLIFLLTAPLVPLFMALVGMGAADANRRNFKALQRLSGHFYDRLQSMTTIRLFNKTAQETEHLHGASEIFRKRTMEVLRLAFLSSAVLEFFTSISIAIVAVYFGFTFIGELDFGHYGTTVTLFTGLFILILAPEFYQPLRDLGTFYHAKAQAIGAAESLVEFLDTKTEQQAQGDKKVSESSTLDIQVEELIVTTHDGKNLLGPISFHLEEGSQTALIGPSGAGKTSLINAILGFLPYQGSIKINGIELSELDKTEWYKEINWVGQNPTLVHGTIQENITLGKQEITQEQLDTACEHAFANEFIADLGYQHAISDRSGGLSVGQAQRLALARALLQQGRLWILDEPTASLDAKSERLVMKSLNQATQGLTTLMITHRLDQLHAMDSILVLDKGKIVQSGSFDEIKDSGLFANMLAAKQPVQGDLDA, from the coding sequence ATGGATAAAATACAACAACGCGAGTTAGGTAAATGGCTCAAGGGTCAAAGCAAGCTTGCAAAAAAATGGCTCACCCTCTCTATCGGGCTCGGCTTTCTTTCCAGTCTTTTTCTTATTGCTCAAGCGGCATTACTTGCCGATATTCTGCACCAATTAATCGTAGAACAAGTCGATAAATACGAACTGATTTCGCACTTTGTTGCTATCTTAGTGTTTGTTGCTATTCGTGCCCTTTGTAGTTGGGGACGAGAGATTGCAGGTTACCGGTGTGGTGAACACATTCGAGTACACATTCGACAATTGATTTTGAATAAACTTCAAGAATTAGGTCCAGCTTATATCAAAGGGAAACCTGCTGGTACATGGGCAACCTTATTACTTGAACAAGTTGAAGACATGCAAGACTTCTTCTCTCGCTACCTTCCACAAATGTCTCTATCGGTTTTAATTCCGTTTGTTATATTAATCGTGGTGTTCCCTCAAAACTGGGCTGCCGGGTTAATCTTTTTGCTTACCGCTCCGTTAGTTCCATTATTTATGGCACTGGTTGGTATGGGAGCTGCAGATGCTAACCGACGAAATTTTAAAGCATTGCAACGTTTATCTGGTCATTTTTATGATCGTCTGCAATCAATGACAACCATACGCTTATTCAATAAAACAGCACAAGAAACTGAACACTTACATGGTGCTTCGGAAATTTTCCGTAAACGTACGATGGAAGTACTAAGACTGGCATTCTTATCGTCAGCTGTTCTAGAGTTTTTCACTTCAATTTCAATTGCTATTGTTGCGGTTTACTTCGGTTTTACTTTTATTGGTGAGCTAGATTTCGGTCATTACGGAACAACTGTTACTCTGTTTACAGGCCTATTTATTCTTATTCTTGCTCCAGAGTTCTATCAGCCACTCCGTGATTTAGGTACCTTCTATCACGCCAAAGCACAAGCGATCGGTGCTGCAGAATCGCTGGTTGAATTTCTAGACACCAAAACAGAACAGCAAGCTCAAGGTGATAAAAAAGTCTCTGAATCTTCAACCCTCGATATTCAAGTTGAAGAGTTAATCGTAACGACTCACGATGGAAAAAACCTCTTAGGTCCTATTAGTTTCCATCTAGAAGAAGGCTCTCAAACTGCACTTATTGGTCCTAGTGGTGCTGGTAAAACAAGTTTGATTAATGCCATTCTTGGCTTCCTTCCATATCAAGGAAGTATCAAAATTAATGGCATTGAATTATCAGAATTAGATAAAACTGAATGGTATAAAGAAATCAACTGGGTCGGTCAAAACCCAACATTGGTTCACGGTACTATTCAAGAAAACATCACTCTAGGTAAACAAGAGATTACTCAAGAACAACTAGATACGGCATGTGAGCATGCATTCGCTAACGAGTTTATTGCTGATCTTGGTTATCAACATGCGATTTCTGATCGTTCAGGTGGTTTATCTGTAGGACAAGCACAGCGACTGGCATTAGCAAGAGCATTATTGCAACAAGGGCGTTTATGGATCTTAGATGAACCAACAGCAAGTCTTGATGCAAAAAGTGAACGTTTAGTCATGAAGAGCTTAAATCAAGCGACTCAAGGCTTAACTACATTAATGATCACTCACCGCTTAGATCAACTTCATGCAATGGACTCTATCCTTGTATTAGATAAAGGGAAAATAGTTCAATCTGGCTCATTTGATGAGATAAAAGATTCTGGCCTATTTGCGAATATGCTAGCGGCAAAACAACCAGTGCAAGGTGATCTCGATGCGTGA
- the trxB gene encoding thioredoxin-disulfide reductase, with product MSNVKHSKLLILGSGPAGYTAAVYAARANLNPVMITGMQQGGQLTTTTEVENWPGGAADMTGPGLMEEMKAHAERFNTEIIFDHINETDFSQRPFRLKGDSGEYTCDALIISTGASAKYLGLESEEAFKGRGVSACATCDGFFYRNQKVAVVGGGNTAVEEALYLSNIAAEVHLIHRRDSFRSEKILIDRLMDKVENGNIILHTDRTLEEVLGDDMGVTGVRLKDTKSDATEDLEVMGAFIAIGHQPNTAIFNGQLDMENGYIKVKSGLEGNATQTSVEGIFAAGDVMDHNYRQAITSAGTGCMAALDAERFLDALEAKES from the coding sequence ATGAGCAACGTTAAGCATTCAAAATTACTAATTCTTGGTTCTGGTCCTGCGGGTTACACAGCTGCTGTTTACGCTGCACGAGCTAACTTAAATCCAGTGATGATCACAGGTATGCAACAAGGTGGTCAATTAACAACGACTACTGAAGTTGAAAACTGGCCTGGCGGTGCTGCCGATATGACTGGCCCAGGCTTAATGGAAGAAATGAAGGCACACGCAGAGCGCTTCAATACTGAAATCATTTTTGACCATATCAATGAAACCGATTTTAGCCAACGTCCTTTCCGTCTAAAAGGTGACTCAGGTGAATACACTTGTGATGCGTTAATTATCTCAACAGGCGCTTCAGCTAAATATTTAGGTTTAGAATCTGAAGAAGCATTTAAAGGTCGTGGCGTTTCTGCTTGTGCAACATGCGATGGTTTCTTCTACCGTAACCAAAAAGTAGCGGTTGTTGGTGGCGGTAATACTGCTGTTGAAGAAGCATTATATTTATCAAACATTGCGGCTGAAGTGCACTTAATCCACCGTCGTGACTCTTTCCGCTCTGAAAAGATCTTAATCGATCGTCTGATGGATAAAGTAGAAAACGGAAACATCATCCTACATACCGACCGTACATTAGAAGAAGTACTAGGTGATGATATGGGCGTAACCGGTGTTCGCTTAAAAGACACCAAATCGGATGCTACTGAAGATTTAGAAGTTATGGGCGCGTTTATTGCTATTGGCCACCAACCAAATACCGCTATTTTCAATGGTCAGCTTGATATGGAAAATGGCTATATCAAAGTAAAATCAGGCCTTGAAGGTAATGCGACTCAAACAAGTGTTGAAGGTATTTTTGCTGCAGGTGACGTTATGGATCATAATTACCGCCAAGCAATTACGTCTGCAGGTACTGGCTGTATGGCCGCTTTAGATGCAGAACGCTTTTTAGATGCGTTAGAAGCAAAAGAAAGTTAA